The sequence CCGTCTTCACGCCCATTTTCATGGTGTTCATCCTGACCCACATCCCGCTCCTGCTCTACGCGACGCTGCGGCACATCCCCGAGGTGCCGACGCTGGCCGGGGAGGTGACCCGGGATTTCCATTCCGCGGTGGGACAGATGGGGTGGCTCGGCCTCGCCGCGCTTCTCATGAGGGCCTTTTCGATGGGCGGCGGGACCTTCACCGGGATCGAAGCGGTTTCCAACTCGATGCAGACGCTTCGGGAGCCGCGCGTGCAGACCGGAAAGAAGGCGATGCTCTACATGGCGCTCTCCCTGTCGTTCCTGGCCGGGGGGATCCTGCTGGGATACCTGCTGTACAAGGTGGGACCCGTGCCGGGAAAGACGCTGAACGCGGTCCTCTTCGAGCGGGTGGTGGGAGACCTGTGGCAGGGAGGCGGCGGCAAGATCCTCCTGGCGGTGGTGCTGGCGTCGGAGACGGCGCTCCTGTTCATCGCGGCGCAGACCGGCATCATCGACGGGCCGCAGGTTCTCTCCAACATGGCGCTGGACTACTACGCTCCCCGGCGGTTCGCGCATCTCTCCGAGCGGCTGGTCCGGAAATACGGCGTGGTGTTCATGGGCGGGATGGCGCTGCTGATGCTCTACATCTCCGGCGGGTCGGTGAAGTATCTCGTCATCATGTACTCCATCAACGTGTTCCTCACCTTCACCCTCTCCCAGTTCGGAATGGTCGTCCATTGGTGGAAGGACCGCGCGACGGCCCGGGGGTGGCGGTTCGGGATGGCGATGAACGGCACGGGGTTTCTGTTGACGGGCGTCCTGCTCTGCCTCACCGTTTGGTTCAAGTTCCCCGAGGGAGGGTGGGTCACCCTCCTCATCACCGGCCTGTTCGTCGCCGTGAGCTTCGGAATCCGCCGGCACTACCGGATCGCGCAGGAGAGCCTGCGGCGGCTGGACGACCTGCTGCTGGCCCTGCCGGCCGTGACCGTGCCGGCCGCCCAGGAGCCGATGGTGAGGCGTCAGGCGCCGACGGCCGTCATCATGGTCTCCGGGTACAACGGGCTGGGGATGCACGTGTTCTTCTCGGTCGTCAAGCAGTTCCCCGGCATGTTCCGCAACTTCGTCTTCATCTCGGCGGGGATCGTGGACACGAGCGTGTTCAAGGGGGCCGCGGAGGTCGAGAACCTCGCGCACGACCTCAAGGATCAGATCGAGCGGTACGTCGAGTTCGTGAAGGGGCACGGGTACTACGCGGAGGCGCGGACGATGGTGGGGACCGACGCGATCGAGTGCGTCGCGCACATGGCCGAGGAAGTCGCGAAGGATTTCCCGAACATCACGGCGTTCGCCGGGAAGCTCGTCTTCCGCGAGGAGAACCTGGTCTCCCGCCT is a genomic window of Deltaproteobacteria bacterium containing:
- a CDS encoding APC family permease, which gives rise to MGNDSFYHRAKRILFGAPRDLFDPKIFHNVSLIAFFAWVGLGADGISSSCYGPEEAFLALGGHGVLAIFVAVMTVGTILIISGSYAQIIEAFPSGGGGYIVASKLLGEKAGVVSGSALVIDYILTVTISIAAGADALFSILPPAYLHLKIWFVTAVILLLIWMNLRGVKESVAVFTPIFMVFILTHIPLLLYATLRHIPEVPTLAGEVTRDFHSAVGQMGWLGLAALLMRAFSMGGGTFTGIEAVSNSMQTLREPRVQTGKKAMLYMALSLSFLAGGILLGYLLYKVGPVPGKTLNAVLFERVVGDLWQGGGGKILLAVVLASETALLFIAAQTGIIDGPQVLSNMALDYYAPRRFAHLSERLVRKYGVVFMGGMALLMLYISGGSVKYLVIMYSINVFLTFTLSQFGMVVHWWKDRATARGWRFGMAMNGTGFLLTGVLLCLTVWFKFPEGGWVTLLITGLFVAVSFGIRRHYRIAQESLRRLDDLLLALPAVTVPAAQEPMVRRQAPTAVIMVSGYNGLGMHVFFSVVKQFPGMFRNFVFISAGIVDTSVFKGAAEVENLAHDLKDQIERYVEFVKGHGYYAEARTMVGTDAIECVAHMAEEVAKDFPNITAFAGKLVFREENLVSRLLHNQTAFLAQKRLVFSGLPMIVLPIRVL